Genomic DNA from Oncorhynchus tshawytscha isolate Ot180627B linkage group LG04, Otsh_v2.0, whole genome shotgun sequence:
AGCCACAGTGTGTGCTTTCACCTGTATAGTTCTTATGAATCAGTGCAGAGGAATGACAGTGAGAAGTACAGCGATGGCGAAAGAAGGCTTATAGGAGAATAAATACAAAGTCCTACAGGGAAGTGTTGTAGCTGCTGCTCTCATGTGGCCACATGGACAAACTGCACCTTTGCCCTTTCAatgacacacatactgtaccgACAAATAAAGAAAGAAGTGGGTGTGTCATCTCATCCTTTCTATCTCTTATCTGTGTGCATTGCCTTTGGGTGATTGACTGATCTCATCTTCATATTCATTTATTCCAGCGTAAATTACGATCCTCCTCCACTCAGTCCCCcactccttcatctctcctttctgtctccctctcacctctcccatTTCTCACTCTATTTCCACATCTCTCCCTAATCCTGTCATTCTTGTTCTCTCCTCTCGTCTGTCAAATAGTGTATTAAAGTTGACCATCAATAGTTTAGATTGAAAGTGAGCACAGGCACACCAACACTTATCTGCCCTATAGAGGGAACTTAGTGAATGTTCACTCCTATTCACTCCCTCTCTCGCCATGTTTTTTAGGGTCTCCCGTGAGGGAGGGCAGTTTGGCCGGGTCACCGTACCCCCCCTCCGCCAGCAGCGGTGACCGCTCCCCCTCCCCCCTATCCCCCCCACGCCACTGCATCCAGAGAGAGAGCCCCGAACTGGGGGAGGCCAGCGACGATGATCACACGGTAACTGGcttgatgtctgtgtgtggagaatCTCTGAATGTGTGTGGGAGTGCTTTCTCCTTGTCTCAGAGCAACATGAGGACCTAAGCATGTCCTATGGATGGCTGTGATTTAGCTATTGTCTGAGTGATTCGCCATGCAGCAGAAATAAAGTGCTTATcgccacacacataaacacagaaacacacacacacatacacacaaagagaACAGTGACAAGAGCAACAAATCCATAGCCATCAGTCATTTTGAGTAATACAGACACATCAATAGCATGAGACTTGAAGAGCTCATTCTGGGTTCATCTCACCCACGCACAGTTCACACTCATAACTGACATGCAACTCAAACACACAAAGAACATATGAGAGTAAAAgcaagagagcgaaagaaagagagattgaaaatAGGACAAACGAAAGCAGGACAGGATACTCTTACCCTGACAGATGAGTGGGTGTTTATATAGAAGACTATTATCCTCCAGACCTTCCTCATCACTGTGTATAATCACCCTGGAGAGGGGAGCCTTACCTGAACAAAACACTCTTTGGTGTTTTGACACACTGTTgctgattgagtgtgtgtgtgttacagatgaATAACCACAGCTCTGACCCTGAGGACGAGATGTGAGGATGGAAACAGAGAAGAAACGGAGGAGCGCCAGACATAGAGGAAGAGAACATCTGTCTTGTCAAGAAGTTACCATGCCAACAACTGATTCAGAGGCCCCACTCCTGTCGAACCAACCAGTTACATTGTATTCTATATCCACATATACATCaacagcacacatacacagacacgctGTAATTACAGTTGATCAGAAATCAAGTATCTCCCTTGGATATTCACCACTGAGATCAGCTTAGATTACACACACATTTTATCTGTAGAGTGTAATTCTTAACCAGAACAGGAAAGTGAAATAATTTCTATATTCATAATTTTCTTATGTTCTTTTTAGCCCGTTTTCATATTTTCCAGAAAAACATTCTGATTATCAGTTCGTATGAATTTGACATGTATATTGAGAGACTGAGGGTATTTGAAATGAGCATACTGTAGATGTCGCAATCATAGTTTTTCGGTGACTTGAGTTACTTTGTTTTATGTGTATCATATCACTGCCAGAGCATGAGTCCATCAGTTGATACTTGTCCATCAGttaatcccccccccccttatGTCTGTGTAATGTTATCTCCCTGCTGTATTACTACCTGTCTGTATTAGGTATGAGGAGACAGTAGCCCATCTCTTCCTCTATGTACCTGGCGCTATGAGCTGAGGAGAGGCCCCGGCCCGGTCCATGCGTAATATTGTGTATTACTGTAAAACTTTACTGTATTAGGTCAGCTGTACGATTTTAATccagcatttttattttttatttgtttgtgttttttaaaGCGAGAAGAAAACAACAATGATAATTGTTTATTATAATtccagtggtgttagatgttttGTTAGTTCTGTTTGCATTCATGAAGAAGCCAAGTGGAAACACTACTCACACTGTCACAGTAGTAAAGGTATTTTCATATTGATTAAAAACACCTCTGGGAGGAGTGtttttttagtgtgtgtgtgtgtgtttgtttgttttggttttactatccttgtgggggccAGAAGGATGTTTtcgacaagtggggacatttcgccAGTCCCCACAAGAAAATAGGTTATTTAAGGCTTAgcggttagggttacaattagggttaggagtcAGATTTAGAGTTtgtggttagggaaaataggaatcAGTTGCTTGGTtcccgtgtctgtgtgtgtaataaaGGGAAACAGGATGAAAGGCAATGCTGTAGTGTGTGTAATGCTGCCTGGACAACAAACATTGTAAAGCTCAATATCAGACACAGCGGAACTTGTGTaaactgtgtgtgtacagtatgtgagtgttacagagaggatggggagagcaAGATGCTTTTTATCTctcagaatcacctttatttgCGAAGTACATTTACACATACTCAGAATTTTATTTGGTGATATGTTGTTGcagctgctagtgatagacaacatttagagacagaatacagacagtgGAGTTTCAacaaagtttacatacagtacatttggaaagtattcagaccccttaactttttccacattttgttaagttacagccttattcaaaaatgtattaaatacattttttccctcatcaatctacacgcaataccccataataacaaatcaaaaacagtttttaaaaatgtttgctaatgtattaaaaaatatatatttaaaaaatgttacataattattcagaccctctttgctatgagactcgaaattgagctcaggtgcatcctgttaccattgatcatccttgagactcttcctagagctggccgcccagccaagcTGAACAATCaggggggaagggccttggtcagggaagtgaccaagaacccaatggtcactctgacagaactccaaagttcctctgtcgagatgggagaaccttccaggaggacaaccatctctgcagcacttcgccaatcaggcctttatggtagagtggccagacagaagccactcctcagtaaaaggcacatgacagcctgctaagagtttgccaaaaggcaccgaaattactctcagaccatgcatgagaaacaagattttctggtctgatgaaaccaagattgaactctttggtctgaatgccaagcgtcacgtctggaggaaacctggaaccatccctacggtgattcatggtggtggcagcatcatgctgtggggatgtttttcagaggcagggactgggagactagtcaggatcgagtgaTAGATGAatggagcgaagtacagagagatatttgatgaaaacctgctccaaagtgctcaggacctcagcctggggacgaaggttcaccttccaacaggacaatgaccctaagcacaccgaCAAGACAACACTGGAGTGGCTTcggcacaagtctctgaatgtccttgagtggcccagccagagcctggacttgaacccgatcgaacatccctggagagacctgaaaatagctgtgcagcgaagctccccatccaacctggcagagtttgagaggatctgcagagaagaatgggagaaactccccaaatacaggtgtgccaagcttgtagtgtcatacccaagaagactcgaagctgtaataactgccaaaggtgcttcaacaaagtactaaataaagggtctgaatacttatgtaaattaaatgtaattaaatgtaattatttatttttatttctaacATTTCTaacaaaaactgtttttgctttatcataatggggtattgtgtgttgagtgatgagggaaaaaatatatgtaatcaactttagaataaggctgtaaagtaacaaaatgtgaaaaaagtcaaggggtctgaatactttctgaatgcacagttCATTATATACAACTAGCTTCTAAACTGGATTGAAAGGGAAATAAAGCAACTTATAGAGCAGTGTTGGGATGTTTTTAAGCTTGCTCCCCTGTGTAGAGCAGTAGGCGATATGTTATTCACCCTGACTGAACAGATGTTAGGCTACACAATTATGCTAATAATGACATTTAGGCCTAACATCCTCACTATTATCATTATTAAGGACTTATCTAAAGTGTGCACTTTGACCCAAGCCTGTTTCCAAAAATGTTAAAGGGCCATTTGTGACTGGGATGTTTGCATATTCTTAACCATTAATAAATGCTGATGTTCCTCCCAACGAGATATGTCAATtacaacaaaaaacagagcagCCCTAGTCATATGAATAACCTTGTGAGTTTTGAACTTGTGCTTAAAATCTGTTACAGTTAATTCACTGTAAATGCCATACTTTTCACGAGAGGGGGAAACTGGTTTGGGATGACTTTGAAAGCAGCGCACATGAGTACCAGCAGATTACAGCACATAAAggattattttttggggggtgaatacACGGTAGGCTAATATATTGCTTTTGATTTTTAGAAATAGTATTTTTTTGTATTACAATATTATAAACCTACATTATTGGCATGTGACATTCGTTTGTCTGCAGGATTGTTATGAAATGTTTGAAAGTAATAAAGCGAAAGTAAAAGATGGGCAATATAACAAATGTTGGGTTTGTTCAGCTCATAAACACTAAGTGTTCAGCTTGGCCTACCTTCTATTTTAACCCAAATAATACATAATTTATAGGCTACAGTTAGCCTACAGCGTTCTGTATATATTGTGCAAAGTTACAGTAGCCATATGTCCATAATGCTTACTCACTATGCTGTCGGTGTATGCGCTGTAGAGTGCAGAGATGGCAGCTCCATACTGCCCCCTGACCACTCACGTCCTGAACACCGGGATGGGCGTCCCTGGAGCCCACGTGGCCCTCAGCCTGCATCGCATGGATCCCTCCACTTCACTCTGGAACCTTCTCACCACAGGGTAACCTCAACACAGGGTAATTTCACCACAGAGGGTGCTGTAGCACCAATTAACAGACATAGAATGGAAATTAACACAATCATTTCTTAGCAGCCTCATAATAATCCATTTAATTGACAAATACACATTTAGTATTTATTTTAGCAATTTCAGATTCACCCCTACAGCCTCTTTCAGTAGGGCTGCATAATAttatcaaatataaatatataccgGTAGTAATGTTAAGGAGCCAAAGCTTATTTCAGGATCACATCAATACAATGTCGAATGTATTCAGTATTTTATATAATTTATTCTCAGGACTACGAATGATGATGGGCGCTGCCCAGGACTCATCACCAGAGAAAATATCACCCCAGCCGTGTACAAGATGCGCTTTGAGACGGGCCAATACTGGGGGAGTCTGGGAGAGAGCTCTTTCTACCCATACGTCGAGGTTAGTTGAAGACATTCAATGCTTTTATCATAAATAATATGTGTATTTAAATGTACAACTGTTGGACATATAAAGTTAGACATAAATATTTCTTTATATCTACAGAATCAGCTTATGTTTATTTCCTTGTCAGCTATGCGATCGCTAACTGAACGCTAAATGATTCAGTAACTCCTATTGGTTGGCTGAGTGGTTACTAACACATCGGTGGTCTGTGTTTATCTGCAGATAATCTTCACCATAACGGTCCACAGTCAGAAGTTCCATGTTCCTCTGCTCTGCAGCCGCTTCTCCTACACTACCTACCGGGGAAGCTAGAGAGTCTGTCACTCACCATCTCTCACCTGGGCCACGTTCAGTTGCCAAACGTTGTCTAATCCCGGGTAACCCAGAACTGATGTCTTGCGTAATTGTCAGATGCTTGATTAAATTCCGGGTCCATATGTGTAAAAGGAAGAGATCGGAACCGGAACAAAGAGCTCCACCCTTCTCGCTTTGCCAGTCTGTGGTTCAAATGTCTCCTTCCAAAATTCGATTTGAGATTAATTCAAAGCACCGGAACTAATGCTGCTCATTATCTCACGCACCCCGTTGTAATCATGCCAGATCTACGGAACCATTTATGTTTACgtagtctgtccacgagagattaaaCATTGtcgaacgttgcagatagaaattccATGACCAGTTG
This window encodes:
- the LOC112249755 gene encoding 5-hydroxyisourate hydrolase; its protein translation is MTLKAAHMSTSRLQHIKDYFLGGEYTSAEMAAPYCPLTTHVLNTGMGVPGAHVALSLHRMDPSTSLWNLLTTGTTNDDGRCPGLITRENITPAVYKMRFETGQYWGSLGESSFYPYVEIIFTITVHSQKFHVPLLCSRFSYTTYRGS